The following proteins are encoded in a genomic region of Gossypium hirsutum isolate 1008001.06 chromosome D05, Gossypium_hirsutum_v2.1, whole genome shotgun sequence:
- the LOC121217295 gene encoding uncharacterized protein, whose translation MGYPFPNQSLKKEADQLKARLRNTEAITKAAKRKYYEETDKLSELQYQFKAANDIQQEASTLWRLRTLDGRALGPGEVPPVIPRALNGRAFVDHTIKRTEEELSKEEEAAKAKEALERKRRKAEKAKAREAKQDANEAVAKPPQNSQHGQHRKKTSTEENCRRRLHQHQYPPLTSPVAGISSGFDKNFNVSLEIRTLAGKSHVLSRHTP comes from the exons ATGGGATATCCTTTTCCAAACCAA TCTTTAAAGAAGGAAGCTGACCAATTGAAAGCCAGACTCAGAAACACCGAGGCGATCACTAAGGCAGCTAAGAGAAAATACTATGAGGAAACCGACAAGTTAAGCGAATTGCAATACCAGTTCAAAGCTGCAAATGACATCCAACAAGAAGC GAGCACACTTTGGAGACTGAGGACATTAGATGGCCGTGCACTTGGTCCTGGTGAAGTGCCTCCTGTAATTCCTCGAGCACTAAATGGAAGAGCGTTCGTGGATCATACAAT AAAGAGAACAGAGGAGGAATTGAGTAAGGAAGAGGAAGCGGCTAAAGCTAAGGAAGCACTAGAAAGGAAGAGGCGAAAGGCGGAGAAGGCCAAAGCTCGAGAGGCTAAACAAGATGCGAATGAAGCCGTCGCTAAACCACCACAAAACTCCCAGCACGGCCAACATAGGAAGAAAACCTCAACAGAGGAGAACTGTCGAAGAAGGCTCCATCAACACCAATACCCGCCGCTGACGTCGCCGGTGGCGGGCATCTCATCTGGGTTTGACAAAAATTTTAACGTCTCCTTAGAGATTCGAACTCTCGCGGGAAAATCCCATGTACTTAGCAGGCATACGCCTTAA